Proteins encoded within one genomic window of Lysinibacillus louembei:
- a CDS encoding Na+/H+ antiporter subunit E has product MFGQFILNLFIATLWFLLKDDPTAGFPTFVAGFLVGIFILYAMHRFFGTQFYLRRVFKVFKLISLFIRELLLSSFSVIHQVLTPKLKITPGIITYRTELRGDWELTALALLLTLTPGSVVMEVSEEGDMFYIHAMDIEESKETLLRSIGKFEKAIMEVSR; this is encoded by the coding sequence ATGTTCGGTCAGTTTATTTTAAATTTATTTATCGCTACGCTATGGTTTTTACTGAAGGATGACCCTACAGCAGGCTTTCCTACGTTTGTAGCAGGCTTTCTAGTTGGTATCTTTATTTTATATGCAATGCATCGATTTTTCGGAACTCAATTTTATTTGCGTCGTGTCTTTAAGGTGTTCAAGTTGATTTCACTATTTATTCGTGAGCTGCTTTTATCCAGCTTTTCTGTTATTCATCAGGTGTTGACGCCAAAGTTAAAAATTACACCTGGCATTATTACATATCGTACAGAGCTTCGAGGAGATTGGGAGCTTACAGCATTAGCATTGCTACTGACACTAACACCAGGCTCTGTAGTCATGGAAGTTTCTGAGGAGGGCGATATGTTTTATATTCATGCAATGGATATCGAGGAATCCAAGGAAACATTGCTTCGTTCCATTGGTAAATTTGAGAAGGCAATTATGGAGGTGTCACGTTAA
- a CDS encoding DsrE/DsrF/DrsH-like family protein, which produces MEKKRTTIVLFSGDYDKAMAAYIIANGAAAYDHDVTIFHTFWGINALRRQQPAEVQKGFLEKMFGRMMPRGAEQLGLSKMQMLGMGPKMIKHVMKKHNALTLTQLIEMAQEQDIKLVSCTMTMDLLGLQKEELLDGVHYAGVAAYLADAEQGHVNLFI; this is translated from the coding sequence ATGGAAAAGAAAAGAACGACGATTGTATTGTTTAGTGGAGATTATGACAAGGCGATGGCAGCATATATCATTGCTAATGGTGCAGCAGCTTATGACCATGACGTAACGATTTTTCATACGTTCTGGGGTATTAATGCATTGCGCAGGCAGCAGCCTGCCGAAGTGCAAAAGGGATTTTTAGAGAAAATGTTCGGGCGCATGATGCCACGCGGTGCGGAACAGCTTGGTTTGTCAAAAATGCAGATGCTTGGCATGGGGCCAAAAATGATTAAGCATGTCATGAAAAAGCATAATGCATTAACACTCACACAGCTTATTGAGATGGCACAGGAGCAAGATATTAAGCTCGTATCATGTACGATGACAATGGATTTATTGGGACTTCAAAAAGAGGAGCTTTTAGATGGTGTCCATTATGCGGGTGTAGCTGCCTATTTAGCAGATGCTGAGCAAGGGCATGTCAATCTATTTATATAG
- a CDS encoding ABC transporter ATP-binding protein, whose amino-acid sequence MIQCKNILKKYRGKEILKDVSFQIEEHKIVGLIGRNGAGKSTLLNILAGHSRPTAGQVSIYQDSPLSLAAATNTIFIEEGMTFAANSNIEQIFKTASRFYPNWQQELAEKLLHYVGISDKSFPSSLSKGQRSSFHLIYGLAARCAITLLDEPMNGMDEAIRSDMYRAILKEYIAYPRTIIISSHHLQEIEHLIEEILLIHYGQVVVHQAVEEMQQYAVRIVGQPEQLAPYRAHALFEGNRELIIEKKYFEESSTIQWEHISASEACKYVTANTTGGIDDVFE is encoded by the coding sequence TTGATTCAATGTAAAAATATCCTGAAAAAATATAGAGGCAAAGAAATATTAAAAGATGTTTCCTTCCAAATTGAGGAACATAAAATTGTTGGTCTAATTGGGCGAAATGGTGCGGGTAAATCCACGCTGCTAAATATTTTAGCGGGCCATAGTAGACCAACCGCAGGCCAAGTAAGTATTTATCAAGATAGTCCGCTGAGCTTAGCGGCAGCAACGAATACAATTTTTATTGAAGAAGGTATGACGTTTGCTGCAAATAGCAATATTGAGCAAATTTTTAAAACGGCGTCCCGCTTTTATCCGAATTGGCAACAGGAACTGGCAGAAAAGCTGTTGCACTATGTAGGAATTAGTGACAAAAGCTTTCCTAGTAGTTTATCAAAAGGGCAGCGCTCCTCTTTTCATTTAATTTATGGCTTGGCAGCGCGCTGTGCAATTACATTGTTAGATGAGCCAATGAATGGCATGGATGAGGCGATACGTTCAGATATGTATAGGGCAATTTTGAAAGAGTATATCGCATATCCGAGAACGATTATCATATCAAGTCATCATCTACAGGAAATTGAGCATTTAATTGAGGAGATTTTATTAATTCATTATGGACAGGTAGTAGTGCATCAAGCTGTTGAAGAAATGCAGCAATATGCAGTGCGCATAGTTGGGCAACCGGAGCAGCTTGCACCCTATCGTGCACACGCTTTATTTGAGGGAAATCGCGAGCTCATTATAGAAAAGAAATATTTTGAGGAATCATCGACGATTCAATGGGAGCATATTTCTGCGAGCGAGGCTTGTAAATATGTGACAGCTAACACAACAGGGGGGATTGATGATGTATTCGAATAA
- a CDS encoding Na(+)/H(+) antiporter subunit C, protein MESLIVILVGILVAVATYLILSRTVIRVILGTAVLSHAVHLLILSVGGLKKGDVPLLGQSDGPYTDALPQALILTAIVISFAVTAFVLVLAYRMYSTNGTDDFSKLGGSPDE, encoded by the coding sequence ATGGAGTCTTTAATTGTTATATTAGTAGGAATTCTAGTTGCAGTAGCGACCTATTTAATCCTCTCACGTACAGTGATTCGCGTTATTTTAGGCACAGCTGTTTTATCACATGCGGTTCATTTACTTATTTTATCCGTAGGTGGCTTGAAAAAAGGGGATGTGCCGCTATTAGGCCAGTCAGATGGTCCGTATACAGATGCACTTCCACAGGCATTGATCTTGACGGCGATTGTTATTAGCTTTGCTGTTACAGCATTTGTATTGGTTTTGGCTTATCGTATGTACAGTACAAATGGAACAGATGATTTCAGCAAGCTAGGGGGATCACCGGATGAATAA
- a CDS encoding Na(+)/H(+) antiporter subunit F1 has protein sequence MIEKILLASLVLFMVAIALLLYRVIVGPSKPDRAIGLDTIGVNLISSIAIVSILLKTKAFLEAILILGILAFIGTIAFSKYIERGVIVERKSNR, from the coding sequence ATGATTGAGAAAATTTTACTTGCTTCACTCGTTTTATTTATGGTTGCAATCGCACTTCTCCTTTATCGTGTAATTGTAGGGCCTTCTAAGCCAGATCGTGCTATTGGGCTTGATACGATAGGCGTTAATCTGATTTCCTCGATTGCGATTGTTTCGATTTTATTAAAGACAAAGGCTTTTTTAGAGGCTATTTTAATTTTAGGGATTTTAGCATTTATTGGCACAATCGCCTTTTCGAAATATATTGAAAGGGGAGTTATCGTTGAACGTAAATCAAATCGTTGA
- a CDS encoding metallophosphoesterase, protein MKKLVKLIIFVVALYIFLQVNNKWLVVTEHVYESERVPASFDGYRITQVTDLHDAIFGEGQERLIEKVRATNPDAIFITGDLIDSNRYDLDNSLDAVKGFVEMADVYYVLGNHEVATRKMTEIYTALTELGVHVMPNSATMLEQDGEQIIIAGIEDPLMGYTTQEMLDEALRDMPDDTLTLLLSHRPERFDTYVDNAIDIVFTGHAHGGQIRLPFIGGLVAPGQGYFPKYTAGTYKSGETTMVVSRGLGNSIVPYRIFNLPEIVVVELKKQ, encoded by the coding sequence TTGAAAAAGTTAGTAAAATTAATAATCTTCGTTGTGGCTCTTTATATTTTTTTACAGGTGAATAATAAATGGCTTGTTGTGACGGAGCATGTGTATGAATCAGAGCGTGTTCCAGCAAGCTTTGATGGCTATCGTATTACACAAGTCACTGATTTACATGATGCTATTTTCGGTGAAGGGCAGGAGCGATTGATTGAAAAAGTACGGGCTACCAATCCAGATGCTATTTTCATTACAGGAGATTTGATCGACAGCAATCGTTATGATTTAGATAACAGCTTAGATGCTGTAAAAGGCTTTGTCGAAATGGCAGATGTGTATTATGTGTTAGGTAATCATGAAGTAGCAACGAGAAAAATGACAGAGATTTATACAGCATTAACTGAGCTAGGTGTACATGTAATGCCAAACAGTGCAACGATGTTAGAGCAGGATGGAGAACAAATCATTATTGCGGGGATTGAAGACCCGTTAATGGGCTATACAACGCAGGAGATGCTAGATGAGGCTTTGAGAGATATGCCAGATGATACGCTGACATTGCTCTTATCACATCGTCCAGAGCGCTTTGACACATATGTGGATAATGCAATTGATATTGTTTTCACAGGACATGCACACGGTGGTCAAATACGCCTGCCATTTATCGGAGGGCTAGTGGCTCCAGGGCAAGGCTATTTCCCTAAATATACAGCAGGCACGTATAAAAGTGGAGAGACAACAATGGTTGTGAGTCGAGGGTTAGGCAATAGCATTGTGCCATATCGCATTTTTAATTTGCCAGAGATTGTGGTAGTAGAGCTAAAGAAGCAGTAG
- a CDS encoding Na(+)/H(+) antiporter subunit B: MKINDVILRTVVKMVVFIILTLGVYLFFAGHNAPGGGFIGGLVLGSAIVLLYLTYDIETVHNGMPFDFKKVAALGVLLATGTAIASIFFNVPFLTQADRYFDLPLLGETHLSTVMIFEAGVALTVIGTLVTIILSISEDE; the protein is encoded by the coding sequence TTGAAAATTAATGATGTCATTTTGCGCACCGTTGTCAAAATGGTAGTGTTTATTATTTTAACGCTCGGTGTGTATCTTTTCTTTGCTGGACATAATGCGCCAGGTGGCGGCTTTATTGGCGGCTTAGTGCTTGGCTCAGCTATTGTGTTACTGTATTTAACGTATGATATTGAAACGGTGCATAACGGCATGCCCTTTGATTTTAAAAAAGTAGCAGCCTTGGGTGTACTTTTAGCAACAGGCACCGCTATTGCTTCAATTTTCTTCAATGTACCATTTTTAACACAGGCTGATCGTTATTTTGATCTTCCGCTATTAGGCGAAACACATTTATCAACAGTGATGATTTTTGAAGCAGGTGTAGCATTAACGGTTATTGGTACGCTTGTAACGATTATTTTGAGTATAAGTGAGGATGAGTAG
- a CDS encoding Na+/H+ antiporter subunit D: MNNIIVLPLIIPIVTAIVLVFLRQNIRVQRIVSLVTVVAVSIIALILLLEVQANGIMKIDFSGWLPPFGILFVADSFSMLLVLTANIITAICLIYAFSTIGERHEQMFFYPFVLFLIAGVNGSFLTGDIFNLFVCFEVMLLASYALVALGGEKFQLRESLKYVLINVVASWMFLVALAYLYGTLKTLNMAHIAVRVAEVGQDPILTTVAILFLIVFSLKAGLLLFFWLPGSYSVPPTVVQALFAALLTKVGIYALFRTFTLMFTLNTGVTHVLIGVMAGITIVLGCLGALSGRDVRTIAAYNVIIGVGFIMIGLAVGTEQAFAGAIYYLMHDMLAKALLFLIVGTMVYLTGEIIVKNMNGLIRHYPLFGWIYFIVMCALAGIPPLSGFIGKVLIGQQAIEGGFYVLLAIGFGSSVIVLYSLLRIFLAAFFGETSVSDEDKKPIPKAAMASFVMLALCLVALGLGAEGIAVYVEDAARTLANPAIYIEAILGAK, from the coding sequence ATGAATAATATTATTGTATTACCACTTATTATTCCTATTGTAACAGCAATTGTACTGGTGTTTTTACGCCAAAATATTCGTGTGCAGCGAATTGTGAGCTTAGTGACAGTTGTTGCAGTTAGTATCATTGCATTGATTTTGCTTCTTGAAGTACAGGCAAATGGCATTATGAAAATTGATTTTAGCGGATGGTTACCACCATTTGGTATTTTATTCGTAGCAGATTCATTTTCAATGCTGCTCGTTTTAACAGCAAATATTATTACAGCGATTTGCTTAATTTATGCCTTTTCAACAATTGGTGAGCGCCATGAGCAAATGTTTTTCTATCCGTTTGTGTTGTTCCTAATTGCAGGAGTAAATGGCTCCTTTTTAACAGGTGATATTTTTAATTTATTCGTTTGCTTTGAAGTAATGCTACTAGCTTCTTATGCATTAGTAGCGCTGGGAGGCGAAAAGTTTCAGCTGCGAGAATCGTTGAAATATGTATTGATTAATGTAGTCGCTTCATGGATGTTTTTAGTAGCGCTCGCTTATTTATATGGCACGTTAAAAACATTAAACATGGCACATATTGCGGTACGTGTGGCAGAAGTAGGACAAGACCCTATTTTAACGACAGTAGCGATTTTATTTTTAATCGTCTTTAGCTTAAAAGCTGGTTTGTTATTATTTTTCTGGCTACCAGGCTCGTACAGTGTACCACCGACAGTAGTTCAAGCTTTGTTTGCAGCTTTATTGACGAAAGTGGGGATTTACGCATTATTCCGTACATTCACGCTGATGTTTACGCTAAATACAGGCGTAACGCATGTGTTAATTGGCGTTATGGCAGGGATTACAATTGTGCTTGGCTGCTTAGGCGCATTATCAGGTCGCGATGTGCGGACAATTGCAGCTTACAATGTCATAATCGGCGTTGGCTTTATTATGATAGGTCTAGCTGTTGGGACAGAGCAGGCTTTTGCGGGAGCAATTTATTATTTAATGCACGATATGCTGGCAAAAGCGTTATTGTTTTTAATTGTAGGGACGATGGTGTATTTAACAGGTGAGATTATCGTCAAAAATATGAATGGCTTGATTCGTCATTATCCTTTATTCGGCTGGATTTACTTTATTGTGATGTGTGCGTTGGCAGGCATTCCGCCATTGAGTGGCTTTATTGGCAAAGTGTTAATTGGTCAGCAGGCGATAGAGGGTGGCTTTTACGTTTTACTAGCAATCGGATTTGGCTCAAGCGTTATCGTATTATATTCTTTACTTCGTATTTTCCTAGCAGCATTTTTCGGGGAAACATCCGTTAGTGATGAAGATAAAAAGCCTATTCCAAAAGCAGCGATGGCATCGTTTGTGATGCTTGCGCTTTGTCTTGTAGCACTTGGCTTAGGTGCAGAGGGAATTGCCGTGTATGTAGAGGATGCAGCGCGTACTTTAGCGAACCCAGCTATTTATATTGAAGCAATTTTAGGAGCTAAGTAG
- a CDS encoding Na+/H+ antiporter subunit G: protein MNVNQIVEWIGVLLILFGSIVSVVSAFGMIRLPDVYTRSHAATKSATLSVLACLFGAFIYFWSHDGYFSIRLILGIIFVFITAPVAGHLVCRAAYRSRVPLAEGSGEDLLKPVLFGDEATVPEHSEEIPVERELKE, encoded by the coding sequence TTGAACGTAAATCAAATCGTTGAGTGGATAGGAGTTCTATTAATTTTGTTTGGCTCTATCGTTAGTGTTGTTAGCGCCTTCGGTATGATTCGTTTACCCGATGTGTATACACGCTCCCATGCCGCAACGAAAAGTGCTACCCTATCCGTATTAGCCTGTCTTTTCGGAGCCTTTATTTATTTTTGGAGCCACGATGGCTACTTTAGTATTCGTTTAATTTTAGGTATCATTTTCGTATTTATTACAGCACCAGTTGCAGGACATCTCGTTTGTCGTGCAGCATATCGTTCACGTGTACCACTTGCTGAAGGGTCCGGTGAAGACTTATTGAAGCCTGTGCTATTTGGAGATGAAGCTACTGTGCCAGAGCATAGTGAGGAAATACCAGTTGAACGGGAGCTAAAAGAATAG
- a CDS encoding rhodanese-like domain-containing protein: MPAKGVKTISTEELASIINDRNKLFIDVRTPAEYKGRHIPQAKNMPLGTDFSHLPKNQEIFVICQSGMRSAQACKQLKKLGYNNITNIRGGMNAWRG; this comes from the coding sequence ATGCCAGCAAAAGGTGTAAAAACAATTTCTACTGAGGAGCTGGCAAGTATTATTAACGATCGTAACAAGTTATTTATTGATGTGCGTACACCTGCTGAATATAAAGGACGACATATTCCACAAGCTAAAAATATGCCACTTGGCACAGATTTTTCACACTTGCCAAAGAATCAAGAAATTTTCGTTATTTGCCAAAGTGGTATGCGCAGTGCACAAGCATGTAAGCAGTTAAAGAAATTAGGCTATAACAATATTACAAATATACGCGGTGGTATGAATGCATGGAGAGGATGA
- a CDS encoding metal-sensitive transcriptional regulator → MTYDNKVMNRVKRMEGQLRGILRMMEEGQDCRDVITQLSAVRSGVDRAIGVIVSENLVECVQKAGENTEEINASIQEAVSLLVKSR, encoded by the coding sequence GTGACATATGATAATAAAGTAATGAATCGTGTAAAACGCATGGAGGGACAATTACGCGGCATTTTGCGTATGATGGAAGAAGGTCAGGATTGCCGAGATGTCATTACCCAATTGTCGGCGGTGCGTTCAGGCGTAGATAGAGCTATCGGTGTAATTGTTAGCGAAAATCTTGTTGAATGTGTGCAGAAGGCTGGCGAGAATACCGAGGAAATCAATGCTTCAATTCAAGAGGCCGTTAGTTTATTAGTAAAAAGCCGTTAA
- a CDS encoding GntR family transcriptional regulator, whose product MKLNMDGTTPIYVQVAEWLQNEILADRLIADGKVYSQYQLAELFNINPATAGKGLTLLLEEEILYKKRGLGMFVTTQAKEMILEKRRNETLQKLAQELVLEARRLAVADEELLTLIHKIQRGE is encoded by the coding sequence TTGAAATTGAATATGGATGGCACGACGCCCATTTATGTGCAGGTTGCGGAATGGCTGCAAAATGAGATATTAGCAGACCGCCTTATAGCTGACGGCAAGGTGTATTCACAATATCAGCTAGCGGAGCTATTTAATATTAATCCAGCAACTGCAGGAAAAGGGCTAACACTGTTGTTAGAGGAAGAAATTTTATATAAAAAAAGGGGGCTGGGTATGTTTGTGACGACACAGGCGAAAGAGATGATCTTGGAGAAACGGCGCAATGAGACATTGCAAAAGCTTGCGCAAGAGCTTGTGTTAGAGGCACGACGACTTGCAGTAGCAGATGAGGAGTTGTTAACACTCATTCACAAGATACAGAGAGGAGAATAA
- a CDS encoding rhodanese-like domain-containing protein — translation MKEILVEQVQQRILVGETVHLLDVREVDEVQQGHIPGILHIPLGLLEFRMHELDKNTPYIIVCRSGARSGRATAFLQEQGYDVTNMVGGMLAWQDAMEQEEVQ, via the coding sequence GTGAAGGAAATTTTAGTGGAACAAGTACAGCAACGTATACTGGTAGGTGAAACAGTGCATTTGCTTGATGTACGAGAAGTGGATGAAGTACAGCAAGGGCATATTCCAGGCATTCTTCATATCCCATTAGGGCTGCTGGAATTTCGCATGCATGAGCTAGATAAAAATACGCCATATATTATCGTCTGTCGCTCAGGTGCGCGCAGTGGTCGAGCAACAGCATTTTTACAGGAGCAAGGCTATGACGTTACTAATATGGTAGGAGGAATGCTAGCGTGGCAAGATGCTATGGAACAGGAGGAAGTACAATGA
- a CDS encoding sulfurtransferase TusA family protein — MTIKADRQIDAKGLACPMPIVRTKKAMTDLIDGQVLEVQATDKGSTADLAAWAQSVGHQYIGTTVQGDVLYHYVRKCSNEGIVETPFPQTVSNEQLLSLTDGIILDVREAVEYAFGHIAGAKSIPLGELDARMHELAKEQPIYVICRTAKRSDLAAKKLASAGFDNVYNVVPGMVEWQGALEKIF; from the coding sequence ATGACAATAAAGGCAGATAGACAAATTGATGCAAAAGGTTTAGCATGTCCAATGCCGATTGTGCGCACGAAAAAGGCGATGACAGATTTAATTGATGGGCAAGTTTTAGAGGTACAGGCAACAGATAAAGGCTCAACAGCAGATTTAGCAGCATGGGCACAGTCAGTCGGACATCAATATATTGGTACAACGGTACAGGGGGATGTTCTTTATCATTATGTACGCAAATGCTCAAATGAGGGTATTGTGGAAACACCTTTTCCACAAACTGTGTCAAATGAGCAATTGCTTAGCTTAACAGACGGTATCATTTTAGATGTACGCGAGGCAGTGGAATATGCATTTGGACATATTGCAGGTGCAAAATCAATTCCGTTAGGTGAGCTAGATGCCCGTATGCATGAGCTAGCAAAGGAGCAGCCGATTTATGTTATTTGTCGCACAGCTAAGCGCAGCGATTTAGCAGCGAAAAAATTAGCGAGCGCAGGCTTCGACAATGTTTATAATGTGGTGCCAGGAATGGTTGAATGGCAAGGTGCATTAGAAAAAATTTTTTAA
- a CDS encoding nuclease-related domain-containing protein has protein sequence MLNRFTVDNLEFVEMKWKAILAGDAGEMRLRRLFDNYCIAKNVLFDISLHAVGKFQIDCLVVTERFLLVLESKNITGELSFEENPTRLVRVCEGIATTFESPEVQLERNMHLLQQWLIQHDIKIPVIGAIVWTTSSYPLIIKSPKRQPLLFLSMIPTFYAQQQARFPKTLTQDDCDGLIASLQAENERYKFVRYPLFPRWQVKVHAIKSGVRCVCDSLAMQYKRTGWHCSNCGHRDKQAHIATLKEWFIFVKETISNREACEFLQVKDRHRTKRLLQSAGLIESGGGRSTIYKWPW, from the coding sequence TTGTTAAATCGCTTCACTGTGGATAACTTAGAGTTCGTCGAAATGAAATGGAAGGCTATTCTAGCTGGAGATGCAGGAGAAATGCGACTTCGGCGACTATTCGACAATTATTGCATAGCTAAAAATGTACTATTCGATATTTCTCTGCATGCAGTGGGTAAATTTCAAATAGATTGTCTCGTTGTGACAGAACGCTTTTTATTAGTGCTTGAAAGCAAAAACATTACAGGTGAATTATCCTTCGAAGAAAATCCTACACGTCTAGTAAGGGTGTGCGAAGGTATTGCCACTACCTTTGAAAGCCCTGAAGTACAGCTTGAACGCAATATGCATTTACTCCAGCAATGGCTCATACAACATGACATCAAAATACCTGTAATCGGTGCGATTGTCTGGACGACATCAAGCTATCCTTTAATTATAAAGTCCCCAAAACGTCAACCTCTATTATTTTTATCGATGATTCCTACATTTTATGCGCAACAACAGGCGCGTTTTCCTAAAACTTTAACGCAAGATGATTGTGATGGGCTTATAGCGTCGCTTCAAGCGGAAAATGAACGCTATAAATTTGTGCGTTACCCGTTATTTCCAAGATGGCAAGTGAAAGTGCATGCAATAAAGTCAGGCGTGCGCTGTGTTTGTGACTCTTTAGCAATGCAGTATAAAAGAACTGGCTGGCACTGCTCAAACTGTGGGCATCGTGATAAACAAGCACATATCGCAACATTGAAGGAGTGGTTCATATTTGTAAAAGAAACCATCTCCAATAGAGAAGCATGTGAGTTTCTTCAAGTGAAAGACCGACATAGAACAAAGCGTTTGCTACAATCAGCTGGACTAATTGAATCAGGAGGTGGTCGTAGCACGATTTATAAATGGCCTTGGTGA